One genomic segment of Pedobacter endophyticus includes these proteins:
- a CDS encoding carboxypeptidase-like regulatory domain-containing protein, with protein sequence MNRLLFLLYLIFNIFIGDALFAQELYEIWGTVTDENNQPLQGATVFISGSQKITATGVTGHFAFAELQPGNYLISTRMLGYNSPSIDVTLRNKSLRLLIKLQAKSMILDEVYIRGDKNRERYMSIFSDQFLGKSADMEECFIVNPEIISLTGKEPDLHNLTLKAEADDLIVIENRILGYRIKYLLRAFEYSSKNSITSYDGETTFEEIEGTKEQKRTWEENRLKAYEGSLMHFLRSVYSNTLLEEGFIANQMVKSSNIFDRRAYMIPTPVKLSKFVARLDSSFVSYKFNALNIIYKPKKAARLQKQLPEQVEIDLKILKDKMPNDIGFPPVDPEGKSSQLLLYLNEALIDQRGSVYTGYKTFLIRGYWSKKRLADQLPFEYRPSEVRIQ encoded by the coding sequence ATGAACCGTTTGCTATTTTTACTCTATTTAATTTTCAATATTTTCATAGGCGATGCCCTCTTTGCGCAGGAACTTTACGAAATTTGGGGAACTGTTACGGATGAAAACAATCAACCTTTGCAGGGGGCAACGGTATTTATCAGTGGTTCACAGAAGATTACTGCAACAGGTGTCACCGGTCACTTCGCATTTGCTGAGTTACAGCCCGGAAATTATTTAATCTCAACCAGGATGCTTGGCTATAACAGTCCCTCAATAGACGTTACCTTACGTAATAAATCCCTCAGGCTATTGATAAAACTACAAGCAAAATCCATGATACTTGACGAAGTCTACATCCGGGGAGACAAAAATCGGGAGCGCTACATGAGCATATTCAGTGATCAGTTTTTGGGCAAATCGGCAGATATGGAAGAATGTTTCATAGTGAATCCGGAAATTATTTCCCTAACCGGTAAGGAACCTGATCTCCATAACCTGACTTTAAAAGCGGAAGCTGATGATTTGATCGTAATCGAAAATCGTATATTAGGTTACCGGATAAAATATCTTTTACGTGCATTTGAATATAGTTCCAAAAACAGTATCACTTCTTACGATGGTGAGACTACTTTTGAGGAAATAGAAGGAACTAAGGAGCAAAAAAGAACGTGGGAGGAAAACAGGCTTAAAGCATATGAAGGCTCGCTAATGCATTTTCTAAGGTCTGTGTACAGCAACACGCTTTTGGAAGAAGGGTTTATTGCGAACCAGATGGTCAAGAGCAGTAACATATTCGATCGGCGCGCTTACATGATCCCTACCCCTGTTAAACTGAGTAAATTTGTTGCAAGACTTGACAGCTCCTTTGTCTCCTACAAATTTAACGCCCTAAATATCATCTATAAGCCTAAAAAAGCAGCCCGGTTGCAAAAACAGCTGCCCGAACAAGTGGAGATCGACCTTAAGATCTTAAAGGATAAAATGCCAAATGATATAGGGTTCCCTCCCGTGGATCCGGAAGGAAAAAGTTCGCAATTATTATTATACTTAAACGAAGCACTGATTGATCAGAGAGGTAGTGTTTACACCGGTTACAAAACGTTTCTAATCAGAGGATATTGGTCTAAAAAACGCCTGGCCGACCAGCTGCCATTTGAATACCGCCCTTCAGAAGTTCGTATCCAGTAG
- a CDS encoding DUF3891 family protein: MIARYEEKGWQIITQRAHGLLAGQICARWRLADRPEKWVETIIATAEHDDVFNEFERNPLIDDNGAPINFKQTRFDLDCSTRLMDMATTKSRFIALLIARHICFVHGSDPLAKKFITDLKKQERQWLKDAGITKKSIDMTYALLEFCDALSLLICQSQIPPEGRRVEISSGPDGISYFLYQKEAAIIVEPWPFEAERFSVSYEIRTIKQLRFGSDEEFRLQLKASAIENNNQVISRS; this comes from the coding sequence ATGATCGCAAGATATGAGGAAAAAGGCTGGCAAATTATTACCCAGCGGGCGCACGGGCTGCTCGCCGGGCAAATATGCGCCAGGTGGAGGCTCGCGGACCGACCTGAAAAATGGGTGGAGACCATCATCGCCACAGCTGAACATGATGATGTTTTCAATGAATTTGAACGCAATCCCCTGATCGATGATAACGGAGCGCCGATCAATTTCAAACAGACCAGATTTGACCTGGACTGCTCGACTAGATTGATGGACATGGCAACAACCAAGAGCCGGTTTATAGCTTTGCTCATAGCCCGGCACATCTGCTTTGTCCATGGAAGCGATCCATTGGCCAAAAAGTTTATTACAGATCTAAAAAAGCAAGAGCGGCAATGGCTCAAGGATGCGGGAATCACAAAAAAATCAATTGACATGACCTATGCGCTTCTGGAATTTTGCGATGCCCTTTCATTGCTAATCTGTCAGTCGCAGATCCCGCCAGAGGGCCGGCGGGTAGAAATCAGCTCCGGACCGGACGGAATTTCTTATTTCCTCTACCAAAAAGAAGCAGCGATCATTGTGGAGCCCTGGCCTTTTGAAGCAGAGCGTTTTTCAGTCAGTTATGAAATCAGAACGATAAAACAGCTCAGGTTTGGAAGTGATGAAGAGTTCAGATTACAATTGAAAGCTTCAGCTATTGAGAACAATAATCAGGTAATTTCGCGATCATAG
- a CDS encoding tetratricopeptide repeat protein, with protein sequence MFKSKIAGFFILISLWSIVACNNRNDERKVNLQARELNDSASRIYFKVIGLLYPKDSLKRSIALFEKAIQKDSDYRLAYHNLWSCLNYTGQYAESEELCSKWIRRHPGDGDFLIKRGILRDVLGKEKLAKSDYDAVYNLISKDPLPLISPQLDPESIQKVTSRAYNLIIITGHKSEAMKIMESLKESFPNKPQINAAYENIVHLDRSQYLLDLL encoded by the coding sequence ATGTTCAAAAGTAAAATAGCCGGTTTTTTTATCTTAATTTCTTTGTGGTCGATTGTCGCTTGTAACAATAGAAATGATGAAAGAAAAGTGAATTTGCAAGCAAGGGAATTGAACGACTCCGCTTCGCGGATATACTTTAAAGTCATCGGCCTTTTATACCCAAAGGACTCTTTGAAACGATCCATAGCGCTGTTTGAGAAGGCGATCCAGAAAGATTCGGATTACAGGCTTGCTTATCATAATCTTTGGAGTTGTCTGAACTATACTGGTCAGTATGCAGAATCCGAAGAGCTTTGTTCAAAATGGATCAGGCGTCATCCTGGAGACGGAGATTTTTTAATTAAAAGAGGCATACTCAGAGATGTTCTCGGTAAAGAAAAGCTTGCTAAATCTGACTATGATGCTGTTTATAACTTAATTAGCAAAGACCCTCTTCCCTTGATCAGTCCGCAACTGGATCCAGAGTCTATACAAAAAGTTACATCAAGAGCTTACAACCTGATAATCATCACCGGGCATAAGTCAGAAGCAATGAAAATCATGGAAAGCCTTAAAGAAAGTTTTCCCAATAAACCACAAATTAACGCCGCTTATGAGAATATTGTTCACCTTGACCGTAGTCAATATCTACTCGACCTGCTTTAG
- a CDS encoding cysteine peptidase family C39 domain-containing protein: MSFKRFPHDRQLDVMECGPSWLKMIAQHFCKIYCLRYFRDKFGITKEGVSYDKVLGRKRQLG; encoded by the coding sequence ATGTCTTTTAAAAGGTTCCCGCATGACAGGCAATTAGATGTGATGGAATGTGGGCCTTCGTGGCTTAAAATGATTGCCCAGCATTTCTGCAAAATCTATTGCCTCCGATATTTCAGAGATAAGTTTGGAATTACGAAAGAAGGAGTCTCATATGATAAGGTGCTAGGTAGGAAAAGGCAGCTGGGGTAA
- a CDS encoding lanthionine synthetase LanC family protein has translation MDEISTLSLNNLPKVLNHDLGLYNGKMGACVAYYIKGASNSRYKTMAAKMFDEIIDNIANVECYSFSEGLLGIGWAIEWLNQNNFIKLDTDDFLEDLDDEIYKLIMYSKARSIDLNTGTVGRILYLYKRVTAQNPNRNFYRDICNKECLVLLIDELHEKLLTGDNALLNKRLSLQPENISNISQVLIMLCKLVALRLNYDLVKEMICKVTLKIEEFLTEETVKNYDINVINLIGAWLEAGDILLCDEWVAKSYLAYDKIKHLISLEECSSQQLFISSCFQSQYCTYTENDVFSCLALLTRNKKTSSSFAEAWLVK, from the coding sequence ATGGATGAAATATCTACTTTAAGTTTGAATAATCTACCAAAAGTATTAAATCACGATCTAGGGCTTTATAATGGAAAAATGGGTGCATGTGTTGCATACTATATCAAGGGAGCCTCAAACAGCCGCTATAAAACCATGGCTGCAAAAATGTTTGATGAAATAATCGACAATATAGCAAATGTTGAATGTTACAGTTTTAGCGAGGGCTTATTGGGGATTGGTTGGGCTATAGAATGGTTAAATCAGAATAATTTTATTAAACTGGATACTGATGACTTTCTGGAGGATTTGGATGACGAGATCTATAAATTAATTATGTATAGCAAAGCTAGATCGATCGACCTTAATACTGGTACAGTAGGTCGGATATTGTATTTATACAAAAGAGTAACAGCACAGAATCCAAATCGGAATTTCTATCGTGATATATGTAATAAAGAATGTTTGGTGCTATTGATAGACGAATTGCACGAAAAACTTTTGACTGGGGATAATGCCCTATTAAATAAAAGACTTTCACTACAGCCAGAAAACATAAGTAACATTTCACAGGTTTTAATTATGTTATGCAAGCTAGTAGCTTTAAGATTGAACTATGATTTGGTTAAAGAAATGATTTGTAAAGTAACGTTGAAAATAGAAGAATTTTTAACAGAAGAAACAGTAAAAAATTATGATATTAATGTGATTAACCTGATTGGGGCTTGGCTTGAAGCAGGCGACATACTATTATGCGATGAATGGGTGGCTAAGTCATATTTAGCATACGACAAAATAAAGCACTTGATTTCACTTGAAGAGTGCAGCAGTCAGCAGTTATTTATATCCAGCTGTTTTCAGTCACAATACTGCACATATACAGAGAACGACGTTTTTAGTTGTTTGGCATTATTGACACGGAACAAAAAAACAAGCAGTAGTTTTGCAGAAGCATGGCTTGTAAAGTAG
- a CDS encoding galactosyltransferase-related protein produces the protein MIFISAQPDDFYFLWQLQLQLHNFNRLGIQPESIHVLIAHPKGRGLSSFFKEFIAVNKQASFYSYVDERVSKRYLSSVRPHILAKHFEENKYLEKEDIFYHDSDIIFKRIPDFSGMLKNETWYAADTRSYTGVTYIKQTANEEVFQQMCDLVGVKSNLIEDSDKEAGGAQYLLKNVPASFWQKLEMDSERLFVLLSTYNSSFGFCDSKNKIQAWCADMWCLWWQAILIGKQIEIHPELGFNWAHSSISLEKRNNIIHYTGSLSDGSEKLFRKNNYSNCSPFYDDLEQIDQNTSSYSVVKEIRDYNRKHLADRIDLNDTSFLIPVRIDSHERLENVYIVCRYLHLYFDSHILLIEADNASKINRDLLPENVRYHFIRDENPTFHRTKYNNMLIKLAATPYIALYDTDVVFPISQIVSAVTSLRKNECQMAYPYDGHFFGVDILMKAMFSKMLDPNIFDNNLGKLSAGSERSFGGCAFLNKTAYASAGMENEYLTSWGPDDVERWKRMLLLGYNIKRFNGNLYHLPHPRTTNSGYCNSQARVNLVNEYLKVCSMEKHQLELYIKTWKWK, from the coding sequence ATGATTTTTATTTCAGCACAACCAGATGACTTCTATTTCCTATGGCAACTGCAACTGCAACTGCACAATTTTAACAGACTGGGTATCCAACCAGAAAGCATTCATGTTCTTATCGCGCATCCTAAGGGTAGAGGTTTAAGTTCTTTTTTTAAAGAATTCATTGCAGTAAATAAACAAGCCTCATTTTATTCATATGTAGATGAGAGGGTCAGCAAAAGATATTTATCCTCTGTCAGGCCTCATATCCTTGCTAAACACTTCGAAGAAAATAAATATCTGGAGAAAGAAGATATCTTTTATCATGATTCTGACATTATATTTAAAAGGATCCCCGATTTTTCAGGTATGTTAAAAAATGAAACTTGGTATGCGGCAGATACACGTAGTTATACGGGAGTAACTTACATCAAACAGACCGCGAATGAAGAGGTTTTTCAACAGATGTGTGATCTAGTTGGCGTGAAAAGCAATTTGATTGAGGACAGCGATAAGGAGGCTGGAGGTGCTCAGTATCTTTTAAAAAATGTTCCAGCTTCTTTTTGGCAAAAATTAGAAATGGACTCTGAAAGGTTATTTGTCTTGTTAAGTACTTATAACTCCAGTTTCGGCTTTTGTGATAGCAAGAATAAAATACAGGCATGGTGTGCGGACATGTGGTGTCTTTGGTGGCAGGCAATCTTGATCGGTAAACAAATTGAGATACACCCAGAACTGGGTTTCAATTGGGCACACTCATCAATTTCACTTGAAAAGCGGAACAATATCATCCATTATACTGGGAGTCTATCAGATGGCAGCGAGAAACTGTTTCGTAAAAACAATTATAGCAATTGCAGTCCTTTTTACGATGATCTTGAGCAGATCGATCAGAATACCTCAAGCTATTCAGTAGTAAAAGAAATTAGAGATTATAATCGAAAACACTTAGCTGATCGGATTGATTTAAACGACACGAGTTTTTTAATTCCTGTACGCATCGATTCCCATGAAAGATTAGAAAATGTATATATAGTTTGTCGGTACTTACATCTGTATTTTGATTCTCATATTCTTTTGATTGAAGCTGATAACGCATCTAAGATAAATAGAGATCTGTTGCCTGAAAATGTCCGTTATCATTTCATCAGGGATGAAAATCCAACCTTTCATCGAACGAAATATAACAATATGTTAATTAAATTAGCAGCCACCCCCTATATTGCTCTTTATGATACGGATGTGGTTTTTCCGATATCACAGATAGTCTCGGCGGTGACTTCATTAAGGAAGAATGAATGCCAAATGGCTTATCCCTATGACGGACATTTTTTCGGTGTTGACATTTTGATGAAAGCGATGTTCTCTAAAATGCTTGACCCAAATATTTTTGATAACAATCTAGGTAAATTAAGTGCGGGAAGTGAACGGTCTTTTGGAGGTTGCGCTTTCTTAAATAAAACAGCATATGCATCCGCTGGGATGGAAAATGAATATTTGACAAGTTGGGGTCCTGATGATGTTGAACGTTGGAAACGGATGCTCTTATTAGGTTATAACATCAAACGCTTTAATGGCAATCTGTATCATTTGCCACATCCAAGAACAACAAATAGTGGATATTGCAATTCACAAGCACGTGTAAATTTAGTAAACGAATATCTAAAAGTGTGTTCTATGGAAAAACATCAATTGGAATTATATATTAAGACTTGGAAATGGAAGTAA
- a CDS encoding pyridoxal phosphate-dependent aminotransferase, whose amino-acid sequence MIFLTELESQFYSKFSELKSASGSHSPSIHQLIRSFPNVKIDIDACYLCNPYAFDLFMDYFVNADIEKYIRFYPALNSEIAKNLSVFTGIPSEKILVGNGAIELISSLFSQFKKKKILMVLPAFSAYQELAEDDNIIIPYYLTKEYDFKLNVDDYLTLLLYHKPDVILIINPNNPTGTLIKRNDLIRIHTELTPSQLLIVDESFIHFTAEEESIELYATDFNNIIIIRSLSKDFGIAGVRIGYAVMPENYIVNLQKTGYLWNSNGFAQFFSELLTKTEFQRKYAISRLLYHQSKNDFFVALSELPRYKVYPSEGNFFLIETMEDPSFVFTKLLFEFGIYCRLLSDKVGLKGNFIRIASKNQSDNHKIILALKSIANF is encoded by the coding sequence GTGATATTTTTAACAGAATTAGAAAGTCAATTTTATAGTAAATTCTCTGAACTAAAAAGTGCTTCAGGTAGCCATTCGCCCTCGATCCATCAATTGATCAGAAGTTTTCCCAATGTAAAGATTGATATTGATGCTTGTTACCTTTGCAATCCATATGCTTTTGATCTTTTTATGGATTATTTTGTAAATGCTGATATTGAAAAGTACATCAGATTTTACCCCGCACTAAACTCTGAAATTGCAAAGAATCTAAGTGTGTTCACAGGGATTCCATCTGAAAAAATTTTGGTAGGTAATGGGGCTATCGAGTTAATCAGTTCACTGTTTAGTCAGTTTAAGAAAAAGAAAATACTTATGGTTCTGCCTGCTTTTTCGGCTTATCAGGAACTGGCTGAAGATGACAATATCATTATTCCCTATTACTTGACAAAAGAGTATGATTTTAAACTTAATGTAGATGACTATCTTACCTTACTATTATATCACAAACCTGATGTAATTTTAATAATCAATCCCAATAACCCAACAGGAACATTAATTAAAAGGAATGATTTAATCCGCATTCATACTGAACTTACACCAAGTCAGCTTTTAATTGTAGACGAAAGCTTTATTCATTTTACTGCTGAGGAAGAAAGTATCGAGTTATATGCAACGGATTTTAACAATATTATAATTATACGTTCCTTATCAAAGGATTTTGGTATTGCTGGCGTAAGAATAGGCTATGCTGTTATGCCCGAAAATTACATCGTTAACTTACAGAAAACTGGTTATCTTTGGAATTCAAATGGTTTTGCTCAATTTTTTTCAGAGCTACTGACAAAAACTGAGTTTCAACGGAAATATGCAATTTCTCGCTTGTTATACCATCAATCAAAAAACGATTTTTTTGTAGCCCTTAGTGAATTGCCAAGATATAAGGTCTACCCATCAGAAGGTAACTTTTTCTTAATCGAAACGATGGAAGACCCCTCTTTTGTATTCACTAAATTGCTTTTTGAATTTGGAATTTACTGTAGACTTCTCAGTGATAAAGTCGGGTTGAAAGGTAATTTTATACGTATAGCAAGTAAAAATCAAAGTGATAACCATAAAATAATTCTCGCCTTAAAATCAATTGCTAATTTTTGA
- a CDS encoding phosphocholine cytidylyltransferase family protein, with amino-acid sequence MIAIILAAGSGRRLKTNKPKGMLNIGNKPLIDYSISSLKRVGVQEIIIATGYGLNYYERYFSMSGLKTELTFCHNPEFENSGSLYTLYLVLQSLKKYQDLVILDSDILYNVDEFSEFMQSPFKDAVFATNVPKERYDACYIESDISDHLVKITKNINYITPNSLNEYWEHIGIIKTSAESIKDIIGYAEKKIAFGGSLDHEYDYAFESINRPYKVIKFKDYVWSEADDDTQLNHMLNNVYPKLNLY; translated from the coding sequence ATGATAGCTATCATTCTCGCCGCTGGTTCTGGCAGGCGCTTAAAAACTAATAAACCCAAAGGAATGCTTAACATTGGTAATAAACCGCTTATTGACTATTCCATCTCAAGCCTAAAACGAGTCGGGGTGCAAGAAATAATAATAGCTACTGGTTACGGTCTGAATTATTATGAAAGATATTTTTCAATGTCGGGTTTGAAGACAGAACTCACTTTTTGCCACAACCCTGAATTTGAAAACTCTGGGTCATTATATACGCTTTATTTAGTGCTACAATCGCTGAAAAAGTATCAAGACTTAGTTATACTTGATTCAGATATCTTATATAATGTAGATGAGTTTTCAGAATTTATGCAATCTCCTTTCAAGGATGCGGTTTTTGCAACTAATGTCCCTAAAGAGCGCTATGATGCCTGTTATATTGAATCTGATATATCTGACCACTTGGTAAAAATTACAAAGAACATTAATTACATCACCCCTAATAGCTTAAACGAATATTGGGAGCATATTGGTATTATAAAAACATCCGCGGAGTCAATCAAGGATATAATTGGATATGCAGAGAAAAAAATTGCTTTTGGTGGTTCGTTGGATCATGAATATGATTATGCGTTCGAAAGTATAAATCGACCTTATAAGGTAATTAAATTCAAAGATTATGTTTGGAGTGAAGCAGACGACGATACGCAGCTAAATCATATGTTAAATAATGTATATCCCAAACTTAATTTATATTAG
- a CDS encoding LicD family protein, giving the protein MKNIDNRKMVHGVILKLLMALKKICTVHDIPFWLEYGTLLGAIRHKGFIPWDNEADVGIFREDFDRLKKIVEAELPGHIFFQTKETDPAYESASLYIEAKLRDKYSRYKDFENRYPKHKWHNGIQVDIFIYDPVILDGVPCYINAFEKTFTRCKSYFLLEEIEFLKEIQFEGEEFFIPIGYDKYLERNYGDYMKLPPESERIFEPAEIDLP; this is encoded by the coding sequence ATGAAGAATATTGATAATCGTAAAATGGTGCATGGAGTTATTTTAAAATTATTAATGGCTTTAAAAAAAATTTGTACTGTACACGACATACCATTTTGGTTAGAGTATGGTACTTTATTAGGTGCAATACGGCATAAAGGATTTATACCTTGGGACAATGAAGCAGATGTTGGCATTTTTAGGGAAGATTTTGACCGGTTAAAAAAAATAGTCGAAGCTGAATTGCCAGGACATATTTTTTTTCAGACAAAAGAAACAGATCCGGCATATGAATCTGCATCCCTTTATATTGAAGCGAAGTTAAGGGATAAATATAGTAGGTATAAAGACTTTGAGAATAGATACCCTAAACACAAATGGCACAATGGTATTCAGGTCGATATTTTTATTTATGACCCGGTAATATTAGATGGGGTTCCTTGCTATATAAATGCGTTTGAAAAAACTTTTACTAGGTGCAAATCATATTTCTTACTTGAAGAAATCGAATTCTTAAAAGAGATTCAATTCGAAGGAGAAGAATTTTTTATTCCAATCGGATATGATAAGTATCTAGAAAGGAATTATGGCGATTATATGAAATTACCCCCAGAATCTGAACGAATTTTTGAACCTGCTGAAATTGACTTACCTTAA
- a CDS encoding vitamin K epoxide reductase family protein, with translation MTNFFKRLIEPTPNGPEVADLIVRLIGAKISKTTLKKEIEEHPDYPSLLSIRDVFTSHGIDNIALKIDPDTLTDSQDPFIVQLKGNKKDDFFFSVVREIKSNQITYFDPQIHAWTISEQGAFLEKITGIVLLIEGGAEISEKDYDKKRQAEKQKKIAQYAGSLCIPILSIVLGIYYFLQGGFDMILPFVYLLLTLTGCGITILLIWYELDRYNPILNQICTGGKKINCGAILQSNGSKIVGFSWSSIGFSYFNSILLILILGGLENKIVLFMLSWVNILVMPYLIFSIYYQWRVAKQWCILCLSVLAIMTLQALAVSVDNWYGIYALKAITIGHVIQGFFAFTFSLAIINIIIVAFQKAKANNDNLTRLQKLKNNPVIFKTLLMGERKITINPENLGITLGNPRAKYKIIKVCNPYCGPCANAHKPLENLLQENDDLQIQILFTASNDINDIKNPPVKHFLALAEKYDEEHLKKALDDWYLSDVMDYKSFAAKHPIHKELKYQVEKIDMMKNWCDKIQIDFTPTFFISMNDNESNIDEYFQMPSLYSPNDFKYFFLQ, from the coding sequence ATGACGAACTTTTTCAAAAGGCTAATAGAGCCAACGCCAAATGGCCCAGAAGTCGCTGACTTAATAGTCCGCCTTATTGGAGCAAAAATTTCTAAAACTACACTTAAGAAAGAAATTGAAGAGCATCCTGATTATCCGAGCCTTTTAAGTATTAGAGATGTTTTTACAAGTCATGGGATTGATAATATTGCGTTAAAAATAGATCCAGATACCCTTACTGATTCACAAGATCCTTTTATAGTTCAATTGAAAGGGAATAAAAAGGACGATTTTTTTTTCTCCGTAGTAAGAGAAATCAAAAGCAATCAGATTACCTATTTTGATCCTCAAATTCATGCTTGGACTATTTCAGAACAGGGTGCTTTTTTAGAAAAAATTACCGGAATAGTTTTACTGATTGAGGGCGGAGCTGAAATTAGTGAGAAAGACTACGATAAAAAAAGGCAAGCAGAAAAACAAAAAAAAATTGCTCAATATGCGGGAAGTTTATGCATTCCAATTCTTTCCATTGTATTGGGTATATATTACTTTCTTCAAGGTGGATTCGATATGATTCTACCATTTGTTTATTTACTTTTAACCCTAACTGGTTGTGGAATAACAATTTTATTGATATGGTATGAACTAGATAGATATAATCCTATTCTGAATCAAATATGTACAGGCGGAAAAAAAATAAACTGTGGGGCTATCTTACAATCGAATGGCTCTAAAATAGTCGGTTTTAGCTGGAGTTCCATTGGATTCAGTTATTTCAATAGCATATTATTAATACTGATACTTGGTGGCCTCGAGAATAAAATCGTTTTATTTATGCTCTCATGGGTGAATATATTGGTAATGCCATATCTTATATTTTCGATTTACTATCAGTGGAGAGTAGCCAAACAATGGTGCATTTTATGCCTTAGCGTTTTGGCTATTATGACTTTACAGGCCTTAGCTGTGTCAGTGGATAACTGGTACGGTATCTATGCTTTAAAAGCAATTACTATCGGACACGTAATCCAGGGATTTTTTGCATTCACCTTTTCGTTAGCGATTATAAATATTATTATAGTAGCTTTCCAGAAGGCAAAGGCAAATAACGATAATTTGACTAGGCTGCAAAAACTGAAGAATAATCCTGTTATATTTAAAACCTTGCTAATGGGTGAAAGAAAAATTACTATAAACCCTGAAAACCTAGGTATAACTTTAGGGAATCCAAGGGCTAAATACAAAATAATAAAAGTTTGTAATCCTTATTGTGGGCCATGTGCCAATGCTCATAAACCTTTGGAAAATCTTCTCCAAGAAAATGATGATTTGCAGATACAGATTTTATTTACGGCAAGCAATGACATTAATGACATTAAAAACCCTCCAGTCAAACATTTTTTAGCGTTAGCAGAAAAATATGATGAAGAGCATCTTAAAAAGGCTTTAGATGACTGGTATCTGAGTGATGTAATGGATTACAAATCTTTTGCTGCGAAGCACCCGATCCACAAAGAACTAAAATATCAGGTGGAAAAAATCGATATGATGAAAAATTGGTGCGATAAGATACAAATAGACTTTACCCCCACTTTTTTTATCTCAATGAACGACAATGAAAGTAATATTGATGAATATTTTCAAATGCCTTCATTATATAGTCCTAATGACTTTAAGTATTTTTTTTTACAATAG